The following are encoded in a window of Conger conger chromosome 19, fConCon1.1, whole genome shotgun sequence genomic DNA:
- the wif1 gene encoding wnt inhibitory factor 1 encodes MATETPVFSPLKTYFLLLLGGLITVAAQEKGSLYMWIDANQARVLIGFEEDILIVSEGKMAPFTHDFRKAQQRMPAIPVNIHHVNFTWQATEQAEYFYEFQTLRSLDKDIMDDPTVNVPVLGSVPHKASVVQVGFPCLGNQDGVAAFEVTVLVMDAGGNVVLRTPHNAIFFKTCQRAKCPGGCRNGGFCNERQVCECQDGFYGPHCEKALCTPRCVNGGLCVSPGVCICPPGYYGDNCDKANCSTTCLNGGTCFHPGKCICPTGYEGHHCQISKCRQPCRNGGKCTGRNKCKCSKGFHGDLCSKAVCDPGCGTHGTCAEPNRCQCREGWHGRTCNKRHRGGAARLSGPKHKQPPPSPKDTKEGAHNRSPPETNYVV; translated from the exons ATGGCTACCGAgacacctgttttttccccGCTCAAAACTTACTTTCTTTTGCTTTTGGGTGGTTTGATAACAGTAGCTGCCCAGGAAAAAGGCAGTTTGTACATGTGGATCGATGCCAACCAAGCCAGAGTTCTAATTG GTTTTGAAGAAGATATTTTGATAGTGTCAGAGGGTAAAATGGCCCCTTTCACTCACGACTTCAGGAAAGCGCAGCAAAGGATGCCCGCAATTCCTGTCAATATCCACCACGTGAACTTCACCTGGCAAGCCACGGAGCAG GCGGAGTACTTCTACGAGTTCCAGACGCTGCGCTCTCTGGACAAGGACATCATGGACGACCCCACGGTCAACGTTCCCGTGCTGGGCTCCGTCCCGCACAAGGCCTCAG TGGTGCAGGTGGGCTTCCCCTGCCTGGGCAACCAGGACGGCGTGGCGGCGTTCGAGGTGACCGTGCTGGTGATGGACGCCGGGGGCAACGTGGTCCTCCGCACCCCCCACAACGCCATCTTCTTCAAGACCTGCCAGAGAG ctaaatGTCCTGGCGGCTGTCGTAACGGGGGCTTCTGCAATGAgaggcaggtgtgtgagtgccaAGACGGCTTCTACGGGCCCCACTGCGAGAAAG ccctttGCACCCCCAGGTGTGTGAACGGGGGTCTGTGCGTCAGTCCAGGCGTGTGCATCTGCCCACCCGGTTACTACGGCGACAACTGCGACAAAG CCAACTGCAGCACCACCTGCCTGAACGGGGGCACCTGCTTCCACCCCGGGAAGTGCATCTGCCCCACAGGGTACGAGGGGCACCACTGCCAGATCA GTAAATGCCGGCAGCCGTGTCGGAACGGCGGGAAGTGCACGGGACGGAACAAGTGCAAGTGCAGCAAGGGTTTCCATGGCGACCTGTGCTCAAAGG ctgTCTGTGATCCTGGCTGCGGTACCCACGGGACGTGTGCGGAGCCAAACAGGTGCCAGTGTCGGGAAGGCTGGCACGGACGCACCTGCAACAAGA GGCACCGGGGGGGTGCGGCCAGACTTTCGGGGCCCAAGCACAAAcagcccccaccctcacccaaGGACACAAAGGAGGGAGCCCACAACAGAAGCCCTCCAGAGACCAACTACGTCGTATGA